The following DNA comes from Rhizobium sp. BT04.
AACAGCGATTTCTCCGAAGGCGGAGAGACTGGAGGTAATGAGCCGGCAGCCGAACCCCTTCTTGCTCGGAGCTTCCACCACGGGGCCTCCCACCTCCCGCCAACGGAAGGTCAGGCGCTTGTCGCCCGACTCGTCGCGCACGGACCATTCGATTTCGATAGTCCCGCTATCTGCCGCCAGTGCACCATACTTGTTGGCGTTGGTGACGAGTTCGTGCAGCACAAGCGAGAACGCAAGCGTCGCCTGGGGACCTAGCTCAACCGCAGGACCACTTGCTTTGAAACGTTCTGACGTCTCAAGTCCGAGATTAATCGCGGTCGCCTCGACAATCGTCGCCATGGTCGTACCCAACCAATTCTGCTGCAACAAAATGTCGTGCGCCTTCGCATAAGCATTGATCCGTGCCGAGATCGCCTGTTCTGCATCCTCCATAGAGCTGGCGTTTCGGAAGGATTGAGTGGTGATGGCCTGAACGACAGCCAGCGTATTCTTGATGCGGTGAGAGAGTTCATGCATCAGAACACGCTGTCGCTCCTCGTTCTTTCTCTGCTCGGTCTGGTCCCTGAGGATCTTTACGAAGCCCTCGACTTCGCCGTCGTCCGACGTCAATGCCATCATCTGGCCCGAGGCCCAGAACAACGAGCCATCTTTGCGAACGTGCCAGCGCTCATCGTTGCCATGACCTTCCGCCAACGCGGCGGCCATCTCCCGTTCAAGAATCCCCGCCTGCAGGTCTTCCTGCGTGAAGATTACCGCCGCGGGCTTGCCGATGATCTCAGCCTCATCCCATCCGAGGATCCGTCGCGCGCCCTCATTCCACGTGGTCACCAGGCCGTTCAGATCCGTCGAGATGATCGCATACTCGATCGCGCTCTGCAGGATGGCCTCGAGAAAGCGCTCTCGCGAGCGGCTGGAATTGGAAAAGAGCTTCATGATCATGTGATGCGCCGGATCCTTCCCAGGGCCCGCTAAAAAAAGGGCCTCATCCTGTTTCTAGGACGCCGCCTGACAGTGGGGACGGCGCTGGCATTTGCAATGGGTTACTCGATGGTACTGACGGTCCTTGAATGATCGGCTGTCCCTAACAATATCATTTCGACAGGACCATTGGTGGCATGAAAGGAGGAAAAAATGCCGCAGAACGATGTTCCATGGGCCCAGCCGGTAAGAATCCGGCTGCAGTGCGGTTTGGAGCGCGCTTTCACAGGCGCATACGACGCCTTGGACTTTCTCGAAAACGAATGGCCGCTGCGTCATGGAGAGCGCCACGAGCGAGCGGTGAAGACGTGCCGTGGCGCCCTCAACGGCAGCACCGCCGGCATTATCGCGCGGGAGGCGTTCGTGGCCGCCTGCCTGGAAGCCGGCATGCCGTCCGTTCTCGTTCCGTGGAAGAGAAAGCCGACCGTGCATCCCGCTCGGCCAGCACGCCTTGCTATCATCTAGGGTATCAGTGACGACCTCGCCTCTTCGGAGGCGAGGTCCGGCATAGGGCCCCTAAACGCGCCTATGGCGACACTATCCCTGGACATCAGCGAGACAAGCGCATCATGGTGATCCGGCAGCCTGTCGGTGTGGTCGCAGCCATCACACCGTGGAATTTTCCCAATGCTATGCTGGCCAGAAAGCTGGCCCCTGCCTTGGCCGCAGGTTGTGCAGTCGTCTCAAAAACCCGCCGCCGAAACACCGCTTTCCGCGTTAGCCCTTGCCGTGCTGGCTGAGCGCGCAGGCGTGCCTAAGGGCCTTTTTAGTGTTCTGCGTCGAAGCGCTCCGCTGAAATTGGCGAAGTCATGTGTACCAATCAAAAGGTTCGCAAGCTTATCTTCACGGGCTCAACGAAAACGGGAAAGATCCTGATGCGCCAAGCGGCGGATCAAGTCATGAAGCTTGGGCTTGAGCTGGGCGGCAACGCACCGTTCATCGTCTTCGATGATGCCGACTTAGAGGCGGCGGTCGAGGGGCTCAAGTTTCGAAGTACCGCAATAATGGCCAAACCTGTGTTTGCGCCAATCGTCTCTATGTCCAGTCAGGCATCTACGATGAATTCGCGGCACGGCTGGCTTCGCGGGTCCGCGCCATGAAGGTAGAAGACGGCTTTGTAAGCGGGACTGACATTGGGCCATGGACAGGGTTAGGGTCAGCTCAAAGTCTCCTCGATCCAAAGCGCGACCGTGGCTAGCGACTAGCCTGAACTCTCTCGAACGGCATCGAGGAATTGCGAGATTTCCGACGCGTCGTTGTAGTAGTGCGGCGATACTCGCAGAATGTCTGGAAGACCCCGGTGGGAGGCGTCAAGTGGCGTGGTCGATGGCGGAGAGACCGAGATGTTGATGCCCTTATCTGTAAGCCGTTTCATCTCCTTCCGAGCATCCTTTCCATCCATGGTAAACGACACAATCGAGGCCTGGTCCCGGCCGATGTCTCGTACACGGACCCCCGGAATGTCTCCAAGGCCTTCCCGGATCTGGCCAGCAAGCACGGAGCAACGGGAGCGTATCCGCTCAAGGCCGATGTCCATGGCGTAGTCTGCCGCCGCGCCCAGCCCGAGCCGGGTGGAATAGTTCGCCTCCCATGTCTCGAACCGACGGGCGTCATTTCGGAGCTGATACCGTTCGGGGCCAACCCACGGTGCCCCGAAGAGGTCGATAAAGGCTGGTTCGAGATCCCTGAGTAAATCGCGCCGGACATAGAGGAAACCGGTTCCGCGGGGCGCCCGGAGAAACTTCCGTCCAGTGGCGGTCAGGAGGTCGCAACCGAGTTCGGCGACATCGATCGGCATCTGCCCCACGGCCTGACATGCGTCGAGCAGGTACGTGATGCCATTTCTACGCGCGATCTTTCCGACTTCCGCCGCGGGGTTCACGAGACCGCCATTTGATGGGATCCATGTGATCGAGATCAACCGCACCGATCCGTCGATCATTCGCTCCAGCGCTTCTGGATCAAGGGCACCGGATGCGTCGTCGGGAATGACCTCAACCCGTGCGCCAGTCCGCTGGGACACCTGAAGATAGGCCACGTAATTCGCAGCGAATTCGGTCGTGGTCGTCAGGATCCTTTCACCCGGCTTGAAGTGCAGCGAATAGAACGCCCGCTGCCAGGCAAGGGTGGCGTTCTCGGCAAGCGATATCTCTTCCCGCCCAGCACCTACGAGACGCGCTATCGAGTCATGGACGCCTTCTATCCGAGCAATGTTTTCCGCGTGAGCCTCATAGCCGCCGATGCTGTTCTCGCGCTCCAGATACTCGACCACGGTGTCGAACACGGGACGCGGCACTAGGGCGGCTCCTGCATTGTTCAGGTGTATCCTGTTCTGTACCCCCGGAGTTTCCTGGCGTAGGCGGTCAAGTTCGGTCTGAGGAATTTCGGTCAT
Coding sequences within:
- a CDS encoding DUF982 domain-containing protein, which codes for MPQNDVPWAQPVRIRLQCGLERAFTGAYDALDFLENEWPLRHGERHERAVKTCRGALNGSTAGIIAREAFVAACLEAGMPSVLVPWKRKPTVHPARPARLAII
- a CDS encoding aminotransferase class V-fold PLP-dependent enzyme is translated as MTEIPQTELDRLRQETPGVQNRIHLNNAGAALVPRPVFDTVVEYLERENSIGGYEAHAENIARIEGVHDSIARLVGAGREEISLAENATLAWQRAFYSLHFKPGERILTTTTEFAANYVAYLQVSQRTGARVEVIPDDASGALDPEALERMIDGSVRLISITWIPSNGGLVNPAAEVGKIARRNGITYLLDACQAVGQMPIDVAELGCDLLTATGRKFLRAPRGTGFLYVRRDLLRDLEPAFIDLFGAPWVGPERYQLRNDARRFETWEANYSTRLGLGAAADYAMDIGLERIRSRCSVLAGQIREGLGDIPGVRVRDIGRDQASIVSFTMDGKDARKEMKRLTDKGINISVSPPSTTPLDASHRGLPDILRVSPHYYNDASEISQFLDAVRESSG
- a CDS encoding sensor histidine kinase, giving the protein MIMKLFSNSSRSRERFLEAILQSAIEYAIISTDLNGLVTTWNEGARRILGWDEAEIIGKPAAVIFTQEDLQAGILEREMAAALAEGHGNDERWHVRKDGSLFWASGQMMALTSDDGEVEGFVKILRDQTEQRKNEERQRVLMHELSHRIKNTLAVVQAITTQSFRNASSMEDAEQAISARINAYAKAHDILLQQNWLGTTMATIVEATAINLGLETSERFKASGPAVELGPQATLAFSLVLHELVTNANKYGALAADSGTIEIEWSVRDESGDKRLTFRWREVGGPVVEAPSKKGFGCRLITSSLSAFGEIAVDYAPTGLVLRLDASLQKLQYKNYSDAED